A part of Alkalinema sp. FACHB-956 genomic DNA contains:
- a CDS encoding ATP-binding protein: MKRIIPMSPLSNDPIQPSKQALSIAGLLTTSHLSRSLITRLLLGSTVCVVGVAAYFSYQTVRYAMLENLKQKVVLDVKSSAQTIDQWVALRKSETAAIANAPITRTMNWEAIQPYFQSEYQRLNTFLPYLGIIDPNGKFYNLLKGANNPSLHDRPHFKQGMAGQASVLDPIISRVTGKPVIVFAAPIWSDFTQGRTRQPVGVVNAPVGVDNVTQVVQTLKYGEGSYAFALNSKGEAITHPNTRLMSTLERPAPSLTQSVDPNLAIIAQQMVDRKEGITFTTLDGEQKYVVFLPLKEVNWSVSLVIPHTNIESQLQLLDGIAGIILVLVISLIAVLMYIQTTEQAYLKRSKMLAEAEVTQKTAELQASQLQVIQSEKMASLGNLVAGIAHEINNPIGFLNGSINNTREYVQDLLGHLALYQQHHPHAAAPIQDNADEIDLEFLREDLPQLLNSMQGATDRIKGISTSLRTFSRADKEHTVRANLHDGIDSTLLILKYRLKANEYRPVIAVLQNYGEIPEIPCFPGQLNQVFMNILANAIDMFDEMAQSQSFDALEANPQQITIQTTLLDNQVQISIRDNGKGMAEEIKAKVFDHLFTTKAVGKGTGLGLAIARQIVEEKHGGQIFCTSTLGLGTEFKVNLPLA, translated from the coding sequence ATGAAGCGGATCATTCCCATGTCACCCCTATCCAATGACCCAATTCAGCCTAGCAAGCAAGCGTTATCGATTGCCGGATTACTCACCACATCTCATCTTTCACGCAGTCTGATCACTCGTCTGCTGCTGGGTAGCACGGTATGCGTTGTGGGTGTGGCAGCTTACTTCAGCTACCAGACAGTACGCTACGCTATGCTAGAAAACCTCAAGCAGAAAGTAGTCTTAGATGTCAAAAGTAGTGCTCAGACAATTGATCAATGGGTTGCCTTGAGGAAATCTGAAACCGCCGCGATCGCCAACGCACCCATTACTCGAACCATGAATTGGGAGGCTATACAGCCTTATTTTCAATCAGAATACCAGCGTCTCAACACGTTCCTACCTTACCTCGGCATTATTGACCCTAACGGCAAGTTTTACAATCTCCTCAAAGGAGCCAACAATCCGAGCCTGCACGATCGACCTCACTTCAAGCAAGGCATGGCAGGCCAAGCCAGCGTGCTCGACCCCATTATTTCTCGCGTTACGGGTAAACCGGTCATTGTTTTTGCTGCACCAATTTGGTCAGACTTCACGCAAGGCAGAACCCGACAGCCTGTAGGGGTGGTCAATGCACCGGTGGGTGTAGACAATGTTACTCAGGTGGTTCAAACCCTCAAGTATGGGGAAGGCAGTTATGCTTTTGCGCTGAATTCCAAAGGAGAGGCCATTACCCATCCCAATACTCGTCTCATGTCCACTTTAGAGAGGCCTGCGCCCAGTTTGACCCAATCCGTAGATCCCAACTTAGCGATCATTGCTCAACAAATGGTCGATCGAAAAGAGGGGATCACATTCACAACGCTAGATGGTGAGCAAAAGTATGTTGTCTTCTTGCCGCTCAAAGAGGTTAATTGGTCGGTTTCCCTCGTCATCCCCCATACAAATATTGAGTCCCAACTTCAGCTCTTAGATGGAATTGCAGGCATTATCTTAGTTCTTGTCATCAGTTTGATTGCAGTTTTAATGTACATTCAAACCACTGAACAAGCCTACCTCAAACGTTCAAAAATGCTGGCTGAGGCAGAAGTTACCCAGAAAACAGCCGAATTACAAGCATCACAGCTCCAAGTCATCCAGAGTGAAAAAATGGCCTCCCTCGGCAATCTAGTTGCAGGGATTGCGCACGAAATCAATAACCCGATCGGGTTTCTCAATGGCAGTATCAACAATACTAGAGAGTATGTGCAAGATTTACTGGGACATCTAGCACTCTATCAGCAACATCATCCCCATGCCGCTGCTCCCATTCAAGACAATGCTGATGAGATTGACCTAGAATTCCTTCGTGAAGATCTACCTCAATTGCTCAATTCGATGCAAGGCGCAACTGATCGGATCAAAGGCATCAGTACCAGCTTGCGCACCTTTTCCCGTGCTGATAAAGAACACACAGTCAGAGCCAACCTGCACGACGGCATCGATAGCACCCTCTTAATTTTGAAATATCGGCTCAAAGCCAATGAATATCGTCCCGTGATCGCAGTCCTGCAAAATTATGGGGAAATTCCTGAAATTCCGTGCTTCCCAGGTCAACTCAACCAGGTCTTCATGAACATTCTTGCCAACGCGATCGATATGTTTGATGAAATGGCTCAATCCCAGTCCTTTGATGCATTAGAAGCGAATCCCCAACAAATCACCATTCAGACGACCTTACTTGACAACCAAGTACAAATCTCGATTCGGGATAATGGCAAAGGGATGGCTGAAGAGATCAAAGCAAAAGTTTTCGATCATTTGTTTACTACGAAAGCTGTGGGCAAAGGAACCGGTTTAGGATTGGCGATCGCCCGCCAAATCGTAGAAGAAAAGCATGGAGGGCAAATATTCTGTACTTCTACACTTGGACTAGGAACTGAATTTAAGGTTAATCTTCCGCTGGCGTAA
- a CDS encoding hybrid sensor histidine kinase/response regulator, producing MSQLDRDTQTQLAKYITERGKREEEIFVLAEDNHALLRQDFLKQFTGKSAIDWSAKFNQYFYRWADGTVRNVPEGTAPESFDTERYPTAFVGRGVKLDADFQKRMVLSYDFVEKYAAGWRNRFLDTYISLPEGANIVLWPGAAWGIKAASNLHIPDEEWAYLGDYSHNPDRKTLWTGVYSDPVAQVWMVSAETPIDDPQGRHLGTIGHDIVLTNLLQRTINDRIEGAYNLLVRADGQLIAHPDWMERIQAEAGKLKVQTSGNPHLQRTFDFALKSQQAATVVYNSTDREYLAIAKLKGPDWYLITVYPQALLRQEASALSQFVLLLGLTSLLIEVILLYIVLRQKIAMPLTSLLSATRQLAKGDFDVQLDTQRQDELGQLATAFTHMSRQLQDSFTSLEKRVEERTAKLKEATLLADQANRAKSDFLANMSHELRTPLNGILGYAQILGRSKTLVDKEQQGVNIIYQCGTHLLNLINDILDLSKIEARKLELTPTALHLPSLLQSVVEMCNIRAEYKGIDFLYQPSSRLPEGIEADEKRLRQVLINLLGNAIKFTDRGSVTLRVDVLDRSHDQVSLLFQVIDTGVGIAETDRQKLFHAFEQVGDRQKQSEGTGLGLAISQRIVQLMGGTIQVNSKFGQGSEFYFTVTLPLAEDWVEQQGTLANGDRMISYHGEKHRILVVDDRWENRAVLINLLEPLGFTLLEAENGQEGLDQIQSNQPDLVITDIAMPVMDGLELLKQIRQSDQYKHLKMIVSSASVAQADQQMAIQAGGNDFLPKPVPANLLFQLLEKHLHLTWIYETSGQADENRLHSDSTEVLLPSFVILEELLTLAQKGRFKKFTNLVTDVQQQDSRYQVFTENILQLAQQYQFEKIEEQLKMYLKKQLKV from the coding sequence ATGTCCCAGCTGGATCGGGACACTCAAACACAGCTAGCCAAGTACATTACCGAGCGAGGCAAACGGGAAGAGGAAATTTTTGTCTTAGCAGAAGATAATCACGCTCTGTTGCGTCAGGATTTTTTGAAACAATTCACAGGCAAGTCTGCGATCGACTGGTCAGCAAAATTTAATCAGTATTTCTATCGGTGGGCCGATGGGACTGTGCGAAATGTACCCGAAGGAACAGCCCCAGAAAGCTTTGATACCGAACGCTACCCAACGGCCTTTGTGGGGCGGGGTGTCAAACTAGATGCGGACTTCCAAAAAAGGATGGTATTATCCTACGATTTTGTCGAAAAGTATGCAGCCGGTTGGCGCAATCGTTTTTTAGATACCTACATTAGTCTGCCGGAAGGAGCCAATATTGTTCTTTGGCCTGGGGCTGCTTGGGGAATTAAAGCTGCGTCTAACCTGCATATCCCTGATGAAGAATGGGCCTACCTAGGGGATTACAGCCACAATCCCGATCGCAAAACGCTCTGGACTGGGGTTTATTCTGATCCGGTCGCCCAAGTATGGATGGTCTCTGCCGAAACCCCGATTGACGACCCCCAGGGAAGACACCTAGGCACAATTGGTCATGACATTGTTCTCACGAATCTGTTGCAACGCACCATCAATGATCGCATCGAAGGAGCCTACAATTTGCTTGTGCGGGCCGATGGTCAACTGATCGCCCATCCAGACTGGATGGAACGGATTCAGGCGGAGGCAGGCAAACTCAAAGTTCAAACGTCAGGTAATCCCCATCTCCAAAGAACGTTTGACTTTGCCTTGAAAAGTCAGCAAGCTGCAACGGTGGTTTATAACTCCACCGATCGTGAATATCTTGCGATCGCCAAGTTAAAGGGGCCTGATTGGTACCTGATTACCGTTTACCCACAAGCCCTCCTGCGCCAAGAAGCCAGTGCCTTGTCACAGTTTGTGCTCCTGCTCGGACTGACTTCGCTACTCATTGAGGTCATCCTGCTATATATTGTATTGCGACAAAAGATTGCAATGCCTTTAACCAGTCTCCTGAGTGCGACCAGACAACTCGCCAAGGGAGATTTTGACGTTCAACTGGATACCCAACGCCAGGATGAATTAGGGCAACTCGCTACTGCCTTTACACACATGAGCCGTCAGTTGCAGGATTCCTTTACCAGTTTAGAAAAACGGGTTGAAGAACGTACTGCCAAGCTGAAGGAAGCAACCCTGCTTGCCGATCAGGCTAACCGCGCCAAAAGTGACTTCCTGGCCAACATGAGTCATGAGCTACGAACCCCGCTCAATGGCATCCTAGGCTATGCCCAAATTCTAGGCAGAAGCAAGACATTGGTAGACAAAGAACAACAGGGCGTCAACATTATTTACCAATGTGGCACTCACCTGCTGAACTTAATTAATGATATTCTTGACCTCTCCAAAATTGAGGCCCGCAAGCTGGAACTCACCCCGACTGCTTTACACTTACCCTCCCTGCTCCAAAGCGTAGTGGAAATGTGTAATATTCGCGCAGAGTATAAGGGGATTGACTTTCTTTATCAGCCCAGTTCTCGCTTGCCGGAGGGCATCGAAGCAGATGAGAAACGTCTGAGACAGGTCTTGATCAACTTATTAGGGAATGCGATTAAGTTTACCGATCGAGGATCGGTCACGCTGCGGGTGGATGTCTTAGATCGATCCCATGACCAGGTGTCTTTACTCTTTCAAGTGATCGATACTGGGGTAGGAATTGCCGAAACAGACCGCCAGAAGTTATTTCACGCCTTTGAACAAGTCGGCGATCGGCAAAAACAGTCAGAAGGGACAGGGCTAGGCTTAGCCATTAGCCAACGAATCGTGCAGTTGATGGGCGGCACTATCCAGGTCAATAGCAAATTTGGTCAGGGGAGCGAGTTTTACTTCACTGTGACTCTCCCCCTAGCGGAAGACTGGGTAGAACAACAAGGAACGTTGGCAAATGGCGATCGAATGATCAGTTACCACGGCGAGAAGCATCGGATTTTGGTCGTAGATGATCGCTGGGAAAATCGCGCTGTGCTGATCAATCTCCTAGAGCCACTTGGTTTCACTCTCCTAGAAGCCGAAAATGGCCAGGAAGGACTGGATCAGATTCAGAGCAATCAGCCCGACCTGGTTATCACAGATATTGCGATGCCAGTTATGGATGGACTGGAACTGTTAAAGCAAATCCGGCAATCCGATCAATACAAACATTTAAAAATGATCGTGTCTTCTGCATCTGTTGCCCAAGCCGATCAACAAATGGCGATCCAGGCAGGCGGGAACGACTTTTTGCCCAAACCCGTTCCCGCCAACCTACTATTTCAACTCCTAGAAAAGCATTTACATCTGACTTGGATCTATGAAACGTCAGGGCAGGCTGACGAAAACAGGCTCCACTCCGATTCTACTGAGGTGCTTCTTCCATCCTTTGTCATCTTAGAGGAATTGCTGACTTTAGCACAAAAGGGGCGATTCAAAAAGTTTACCAATCTCGTAACAGACGTGCAGCAGCAAGATTCTCGCTACCAAGTGTTTACTGAAAATATTCTTCAATTAGCACAACAATACCAATTTGAAAAGATTGAAGAACAGCTAAAAATGTATTTAAAAAAACAACTTAAAGTTTAA
- a CDS encoding response regulator: MNSFDTGLILIVDDTPTNIDVIRETLEEEGFEVAIAISGERAIQQVKQEIPDLILLDIMMPGMDGFETCQQLKSIPLVQNIPIIFMTALSDTENKVKALELGAVDYVTKPFETREVLARVKTHLKLYRLTQKLEQEVNHKVSALQNIQMQLIQSEKMSALGNLVAGVAHEINNPIGFLNGSINNAQDYVQALLEYIAWAQKHHSHSSSVILEKAQEIDLEFIAADFPKLLDSMMGATHRIAAISTSLRSFSRADTEYKVSANLHEGIDSTLLILKYRLKANEYRPAIAVLQNYGEIPEIPCFPGQLNQVFMNILANAIDMFDEMAQSQSFATLKANPQQITIQTSLLDNQVQISIRDNGKGMAEEVKAKIFDHLFTTKAVGKGTGLGLAIARQIVEDKHGGCLEVQSNFSEGTEFRIRLPINAVD, encoded by the coding sequence ATGAACAGTTTTGATACAGGATTAATTCTCATTGTCGATGACACTCCAACCAATATTGATGTAATTCGTGAAACCCTTGAGGAGGAGGGTTTTGAAGTAGCGATCGCCATCAGTGGTGAGCGAGCAATCCAACAAGTTAAGCAAGAAATTCCTGATCTGATTTTGTTAGATATCATGATGCCAGGGATGGATGGATTTGAAACTTGCCAACAGCTGAAATCCATTCCCCTAGTGCAAAATATTCCAATCATTTTTATGACGGCTCTTTCAGATACAGAAAATAAGGTGAAAGCATTAGAATTAGGTGCTGTTGATTATGTCACAAAGCCTTTTGAAACACGAGAAGTACTAGCACGAGTCAAAACCCATCTTAAGCTGTATCGCTTAACCCAAAAGCTAGAGCAAGAGGTCAACCATAAGGTATCTGCCCTTCAAAATATTCAAATGCAATTAATCCAGAGCGAAAAAATGTCTGCACTGGGGAACTTAGTAGCCGGTGTTGCCCACGAAATCAACAACCCCATTGGCTTCCTCAATGGCAGCATTAATAACGCCCAAGATTATGTGCAAGCGCTGCTAGAGTACATTGCATGGGCTCAAAAGCATCATTCTCATTCTTCTTCCGTTATCCTCGAGAAAGCCCAGGAAATAGACTTGGAATTCATAGCAGCAGACTTCCCAAAGTTACTAGATTCTATGATGGGAGCCACCCATCGCATCGCAGCCATCAGCACCAGCCTCCGCAGCTTCTCCCGAGCTGATACCGAATATAAGGTCAGCGCTAATCTACATGAAGGCATTGATAGTACTCTCCTGATCCTTAAATATCGACTGAAAGCGAACGAATATCGTCCCGCGATCGCAGTCCTGCAAAACTATGGGGAAATTCCTGAAATTCCATGCTTCCCAGGTCAACTCAACCAGGTCTTCATGAACATTCTTGCCAACGCGATCGATATGTTCGATGAAATGGCTCAATCCCAGTCTTTCGCCACGCTCAAAGCGAATCCCCAACAAATTACTATTCAGACGAGCCTACTTGACAATCAAGTACAAATCTCGATTCGGGATAATGGCAAAGGGATGGCTGAAGAGGTAAAAGCAAAAATTTTCGATCATTTGTTTACCACGAAAGCTGTGGGCAAAGGAACCGGTTTAGGATTGGCGATCGCCCGTCAAATTGTGGAAGATAAACACGGCGGCTGTTTAGAGGTGCAATCTAACTTCAGTGAAGGAACGGAATTTCGCATTCGGTTGCCAATCAATGCAGTAGACTAA
- a CDS encoding winged helix DNA-binding protein, translated as MADSQSLRLLSAAAKFHHQLTEYVAEQLYSAGFEGVSPSMLHFLSVLDGGVSYGAEISRQLQVSRQMVAKTIKELCQAGYLEQGDGIGRQKQILLTDKGERLMAMARSILADLDRGFTDRCGEVQIEEMTTQLEMLKETFSIGQERG; from the coding sequence ATGGCTGACAGTCAGTCCCTGCGGCTGTTATCGGCTGCTGCTAAGTTCCACCATCAATTGACTGAATATGTGGCTGAACAATTATACTCAGCAGGGTTTGAGGGTGTTTCACCTTCGATGTTGCATTTTCTCAGTGTTCTTGATGGTGGCGTGAGCTATGGGGCTGAGATCTCTCGCCAATTGCAGGTATCCCGTCAGATGGTGGCCAAAACGATTAAGGAATTATGTCAGGCTGGTTATCTGGAGCAGGGAGATGGGATTGGTCGGCAGAAGCAAATTCTTCTGACTGACAAAGGAGAACGTCTCATGGCGATGGCTAGGTCGATATTAGCGGATCTCGATCGAGGGTTTACCGATCGCTGTGGTGAAGTCCAGATAGAAGAAATGACGACGCAATTAGAAATGTTGAAAGAGACGTTCTCGATCGGGCAAGAACGAGGTTAA
- a CDS encoding tetratricopeptide repeat protein, which yields MAEESKRNRWLPKVVLIVATLALLGVSFVPLVGTMNSGQGNAPSAVQTPDAQRKQLEDQARGYEAVLKREPDNQNALKGLIDARRQLNDIKGTISPLEKLVQLNPAEPQYAVLLAETKRYANNDTEGAIQTYREALKTKPGDLLLLQELSKLLINQQRPEAAIGLLQDTLREAPKLNQVTPGSVDVGALQVLLGRAFASQKRYDEALQTFDTAIKATPNDFQAYLGKALTLKDQGKDSEAKPLFDKAASLAPAQFKDQINRLASTAPTTAPTSAPGGAAAPNTAPSMAPGGTAPAPEAKDGKPSEAPSPAPENTAPENKGSEKPAN from the coding sequence GTGGCAGAAGAATCTAAACGTAATCGCTGGTTACCCAAAGTTGTCCTCATTGTGGCGACGTTGGCCCTACTGGGGGTTTCCTTTGTACCCTTAGTTGGTACGATGAATTCCGGCCAGGGAAACGCGCCTAGTGCGGTTCAAACCCCGGATGCTCAGCGGAAGCAGCTGGAGGATCAAGCGCGGGGCTATGAAGCGGTTCTGAAACGGGAGCCGGATAACCAAAATGCACTGAAGGGCTTAATCGATGCCCGTCGGCAGTTGAATGATATCAAAGGCACGATCTCGCCCCTAGAAAAATTGGTGCAACTCAATCCTGCTGAACCGCAGTACGCGGTGCTGTTGGCAGAAACCAAGCGCTATGCCAATAACGATACGGAAGGGGCGATCCAGACCTACCGTGAGGCCCTGAAAACGAAACCTGGCGATCTGCTACTGCTCCAAGAATTATCGAAACTCCTGATTAACCAACAGCGCCCTGAAGCCGCGATCGGGCTCTTGCAAGATACCCTGCGGGAAGCTCCCAAGCTAAACCAAGTGACACCGGGCAGCGTGGACGTTGGGGCGCTTCAAGTCCTTCTGGGACGTGCCTTTGCCTCCCAAAAACGCTACGACGAAGCACTGCAAACCTTTGATACGGCCATCAAAGCAACCCCCAATGATTTCCAAGCCTATCTTGGCAAAGCATTGACGTTGAAAGACCAAGGCAAGGATTCTGAAGCGAAGCCGTTGTTTGACAAGGCGGCTTCCTTGGCTCCCGCGCAGTTTAAGGATCAGATCAATCGTCTGGCTTCAACAGCACCCACCACCGCTCCAACGTCTGCTCCTGGAGGGGCAGCGGCTCCAAATACTGCCCCCAGTATGGCCCCTGGAGGGACGGCTCCGGCTCCCGAGGCCAAGGATGGCAAACCCAGTGAGGCTCCTAGTCCTGCTCCTGAAAATACCGCTCCTGAAAATAAAGGAAGTGAGAAACCTGCCAACTAG
- a CDS encoding adenylate/guanylate cyclase domain-containing protein produces the protein MPTFFNLADHPIDRYITPTAAHGLVEEILAGKPGLFPITGQAGTGKTTTLFMIAYRLWQQGHPMTVLSSDRALLEDAFLFPPEWKLQWVEPSEQAWLEAINLAVAHPEMALVIDQLTGDNDAAVKQATSAGHWVLTCIDTPFVGIDVLYNLRAWGFTTTEILTLVSGIVSQMLLPRLCEDCKQLVPATLEETRLIYPESQMAQELWREVGCPTCHGSGTGGRSRYGRCAIFEVLKIDPEIHPHLIQSLEHDRLLPLPAQKQFTLRDASRELVKQGRVGIQTYRREILQNPLLRFQHLWEQEKLRANRIQGLFGRFVTQQLIERLMSQPDFDRIIEGERRYVTCFFCDVRGFTTWAEHSSPHDIFWVLNRYFREIIDIVFHYEGTIDKFIGDAIMVVFGAPISQADQELRAVNCAIAIQQKVAEMNQHHPIPIQIGIGINSGEVVAGCLGSDLRMDYTILGDVVNTAARLESAAQAQQILLGKTTYQAVQGQVECHAIGRLIVKGKMDPLETFEVIY, from the coding sequence ATGCCCACCTTTTTCAACTTGGCAGACCATCCGATCGATCGCTACATTACGCCCACTGCTGCCCATGGCTTAGTTGAAGAGATCCTCGCAGGCAAACCAGGGCTCTTTCCCATCACCGGCCAAGCAGGAACCGGCAAAACAACGACCTTGTTTATGATTGCCTATCGTCTGTGGCAACAGGGGCACCCCATGACAGTTCTGAGTTCCGATCGTGCCCTCTTGGAGGATGCCTTTCTCTTTCCGCCGGAATGGAAGCTGCAATGGGTGGAACCTTCAGAACAGGCTTGGTTAGAGGCGATCAATTTGGCGGTTGCGCATCCGGAAATGGCCCTAGTGATTGATCAACTCACTGGTGACAATGACGCAGCAGTCAAACAGGCAACCAGTGCTGGCCACTGGGTTTTAACTTGCATTGATACGCCCTTTGTTGGGATCGATGTGCTCTATAATCTCCGGGCTTGGGGCTTCACCACCACTGAGATTCTCACCCTCGTTTCTGGTATCGTTTCGCAGATGCTGTTGCCTCGGTTATGCGAAGACTGTAAACAATTAGTGCCTGCAACCTTAGAGGAAACCAGGCTGATCTATCCCGAAAGCCAGATGGCCCAGGAACTCTGGCGCGAGGTGGGCTGTCCCACTTGCCATGGCTCAGGCACAGGGGGGCGGTCACGCTATGGACGCTGCGCCATTTTTGAAGTGCTGAAAATTGATCCAGAAATCCATCCGCACCTGATCCAGTCCCTAGAGCACGATCGCCTGTTGCCTTTACCCGCGCAGAAGCAGTTCACCCTGCGTGATGCCTCCCGCGAACTGGTCAAACAGGGCCGGGTGGGGATACAAACCTACCGTCGAGAGATTTTGCAAAATCCACTGCTGCGTTTTCAACACTTGTGGGAACAGGAGAAACTGCGAGCCAATCGAATCCAAGGGCTCTTTGGACGATTTGTCACTCAACAACTGATTGAGCGCTTAATGTCTCAACCGGATTTCGATCGGATTATTGAAGGTGAACGGCGCTATGTGACCTGTTTTTTCTGCGATGTGCGAGGCTTTACGACCTGGGCAGAACACAGTAGCCCCCACGACATTTTTTGGGTTCTGAATCGATACTTTCGCGAAATTATCGACATCGTATTTCACTATGAGGGCACGATCGATAAATTTATCGGCGATGCCATCATGGTGGTCTTTGGCGCTCCGATCTCCCAAGCGGATCAGGAATTGCGGGCGGTAAATTGCGCGATCGCGATTCAGCAGAAAGTGGCTGAGATGAATCAACACCACCCCATTCCCATCCAGATTGGCATTGGCATTAATTCCGGTGAAGTAGTCGCAGGGTGCCTCGGGAGTGATTTGCGGATGGACTATACCATTTTGGGAGATGTGGTCAACACGGCAGCTCGGTTAGAAAGCGCAGCCCAAGCCCAGCAAATTCTCCTCGGAAAAACAACCTATCAAGCGGTGCAAGGGCAGGTGGAATGCCACGCGATCGGGCGTTTGATTGTGAAAGGGAAAATGGATCCTCTTGAGACCTTTGAAGTGATCTATTGA
- the ureC gene encoding urease subunit alpha, producing the protein MSYRMSRRAYAETYGPTVGDRVRLADTELIIEVEQDYTTYGDEVKFGGGKVIRDGMGQSPITNADGAVDTVITNALIVDYWGIVKADIGIKDGHICAIGKAGNPYVQDNVDIIIGPGTEAIAGEGLILTAGGIDTHIHFICPQQIEVAIAAGITTMIGGGTGPAAGTNATTCTPGPWYLGQMLKSLDAFPMNFGLLGKGNSAQPEALEEQVEAGAIGLKLHEDWGTTPAAIDTCLGVAEDYDVQVAIHTDTLNEAGFVEDTIAAFKNRVIHTYHTEGAGGGHAPDIIKVCGQPNVLPSSTNPTRPYTVNTLDEHLDMLMVCHHLDPSIPEDVAFAESRIRRETIAAEDILHDLGAFSIISSDSQAMGRIGEVILRTWQTAHKMKVQRGALETDPATHDNFRVKRYVAKYTINPAITHGIVKYVGSVEVGKFADLCLWKPAMFGVKPEMVIKGGMIAWSQMGDANASIPTPQPVHMRPMFGNFGGAVQGTSLTFVSKAALKKGVPDALGLQKKAVAVSGIRSLSKRDLKLNDALPQMEVDPETYEVRADGELLTCEPATVLPMAQRYFLF; encoded by the coding sequence ATGAGCTATCGGATGAGTCGCCGCGCCTATGCAGAAACCTACGGGCCTACGGTGGGCGATCGTGTGCGGCTGGCAGATACCGAACTCATCATAGAAGTGGAGCAGGATTACACAACCTATGGCGATGAGGTGAAATTTGGCGGGGGTAAGGTGATCCGCGATGGAATGGGGCAGTCTCCCATTACCAATGCCGATGGAGCCGTGGATACGGTGATTACCAATGCGCTGATTGTCGATTACTGGGGCATTGTCAAGGCAGATATCGGGATCAAGGATGGCCACATCTGTGCGATCGGTAAAGCGGGGAATCCCTACGTTCAGGATAACGTCGATATCATTATTGGCCCAGGAACAGAGGCGATCGCGGGGGAAGGCTTGATTCTGACCGCTGGAGGCATTGATACCCATATTCACTTCATTTGCCCACAACAAATTGAAGTGGCGATCGCGGCGGGCATTACAACCATGATTGGCGGAGGAACCGGGCCAGCGGCGGGCACCAATGCCACCACCTGTACACCGGGGCCGTGGTACTTAGGGCAAATGCTGAAGTCCTTGGATGCGTTTCCCATGAATTTTGGGTTGTTGGGGAAGGGCAATTCGGCGCAACCGGAAGCGTTGGAGGAACAGGTGGAAGCGGGGGCGATCGGCCTCAAGCTCCATGAGGACTGGGGCACAACTCCAGCGGCGATCGATACTTGCCTGGGCGTAGCGGAAGACTATGATGTGCAAGTGGCGATTCACACCGATACGCTGAATGAGGCGGGGTTTGTGGAAGACACGATCGCGGCGTTCAAAAATCGCGTCATTCACACCTACCACACCGAAGGTGCAGGCGGCGGCCACGCTCCGGACATTATTAAAGTCTGCGGCCAACCCAATGTGCTGCCGTCTTCTACCAATCCAACACGCCCCTACACGGTGAATACGTTGGATGAGCACTTGGATATGCTGATGGTGTGCCACCACTTAGATCCCAGCATTCCAGAAGATGTCGCCTTTGCGGAGTCGCGGATTCGGCGAGAAACGATCGCGGCGGAAGATATCCTCCATGATCTGGGAGCCTTTAGCATTATTTCGTCGGATTCCCAAGCCATGGGTCGGATTGGGGAAGTGATTCTGCGCACCTGGCAGACAGCCCATAAGATGAAGGTGCAACGGGGAGCCTTGGAAACCGATCCAGCAACCCATGATAATTTCCGGGTGAAACGCTACGTTGCAAAGTACACGATCAATCCAGCGATTACCCACGGCATTGTGAAGTATGTCGGTTCGGTGGAAGTGGGTAAGTTCGCTGATTTATGTTTGTGGAAACCGGCAATGTTTGGAGTAAAGCCAGAAATGGTGATTAAAGGCGGCATGATTGCTTGGTCGCAAATGGGAGACGCCAATGCCAGCATTCCCACACCACAACCTGTCCATATGCGTCCGATGTTTGGCAATTTTGGCGGTGCGGTGCAGGGCACTTCGCTGACGTTTGTGTCTAAGGCCGCTTTGAAAAAGGGCGTGCCCGATGCGCTGGGCTTGCAGAAAAAGGCGGTGGCAGTTTCGGGAATTCGTAGCTTGAGTAAGCGGGATCTGAAGCTGAATGATGCCTTGCCGCAGATGGAGGTTGACCCAGAGACCTATGAAGTGCGGGCGGATGGGGAATTGCTCACTTGTGAGCCTGCGACGGTGTTACCCATGGCACAGCGCTATTTTCTGTTCTAG